Genomic window (Roseivirga sp. 4D4):
GGCCCAGCTGAGTTTCCTTTTACCTGAACATCCGACCCAACAACCTTTATTTCAGCCAAAATTTATGGGTGAGGGGATGTACCTGACCATAGAGGTTGATGATGTGGATGAATTGTATAACAAACTGAAGTCTGAAGGTGTGAAGATTGAAATTGATATCAGGGATGAGCCTTGGGGAGACAGACACTTTGCTATTAAAGACCCAAATGGAATAGGGATCGATTTAGTAAAGTACACAGCTCAGAATTAGTCAGTGAGACATCATTGAAAATGGCCGATTCTAT
Coding sequences:
- a CDS encoding VOC family protein — protein: MRRLSVIILFATGIVAGCYAQNNVESKKQFAMKMNAGIITEKIQETKAFYQEKLGFGVTFENEFYLLMHTPGHEAQLSFLLPEHPTQQPLFQPKFMGEGMYLTIEVDDVDELYNKLKSEGVKIEIDIRDEPWGDRHFAIKDPNGIGIDLVKYTAQN